The proteins below come from a single Sorghum bicolor cultivar BTx623 chromosome 4, Sorghum_bicolor_NCBIv3, whole genome shotgun sequence genomic window:
- the LOC110434802 gene encoding uncharacterized protein LOC110434802: protein MTRKPSRKDKQDEEDKVEEGELPSTKESTKFNGKVLTYAKYLKDILNNKKPLPKTKVIKLTEECSEVILNKFLEKKKDPGCPTIDCSIRTQHFEHALYDLGASVSVMPKVIFDKLNHTTLSPTSIYLQLADQSIRHPAGVAENIPIKIHNFLVPMDFVVLDMEVDKKVPLILWRPFLSTAKAHIDVGAGEIQFTINGAQEKFNFKPKVEQCSMILATELATVIALTHTKKKAKSKPWEKAKQI, encoded by the exons ATGACAAGGAAACCGTCAAGGAAGGACAAGCAGGATGAAGAAGACAAGGTAGAAGAAGGAGAGCTTCCATCAACAAAAGAAAGTACCAAGTTCAATGGGAAG GTTCTAACCTACGCCAAGTACCTGAAAGACATCCTCAACAACAAGAAGCCGTTGCCTAAAACTAAGGTAATTAAACTAACTGAAGAATGCAGCGAAGTCATCTTGAATAAATTCctagagaagaagaaggacccCGGATGccccaccattgattgctccATCAGGACACAACATTTTGAGCATGCACTGTACGACTTGGGAGCAAGCGTCAGTGTTATGCCAAAGGTAATTTTTGACAAGTTAAATCATACTACCTTGTCCCCTACATCAATATATTTGCAACTAGCGGATCAGTCGATTCGCCATCCAGCGGGAGTAGCTGAGAACATCCCTATCAAGATACACAATTTCCTCGTTCCTATGGATTTTGTAGTTCTTGACATGGAGGTTGACAAGAAGGTCCCCCTCATCCTTTggagaccattcctcagcactgCCAAGGCACATATTGATGTTGGAGCCGGAGAAATTCAATTCACCATCAATGGGGCCCAGGAGAAATTCAACTTCAAGCCAAAAGTTGAGCAGTGCTCAATGATCTTGGCTACAGAGCTGGCTACAGTTATTGCCCTAACGCACACCAAAAAGAAGGCTAAATCAAAACCATGGGAAAAAGCCAAGCAAATATGA